The following are encoded in a window of Bacillota bacterium genomic DNA:
- a CDS encoding glycoside hydrolase family 27 protein, whose protein sequence is MGWNSWVSFGEDVNEQLIKEIADAFVERGLAEAGYEYIIIDDGWSLEQRDKNKRLVPDPEKFPSGIKALSDYVHSKGLKLGIYSCAGVQTCAGYPGSLEHEFIDAETFAEWGIDCLRYVYCYKPRSLEGRILYRRMAMALRNCGRDILLSTVNWGWDEPHKWMRSAGAHTWRSTGDLQDNWVSIKQVALDLVGQECYSAPYCFHDNDFLVTGLYGRGMVGLGGCSDEEYKTQFALWCMMNSPLMIGCDVRNMNEATQAILTNKALIAINQDLEGRQAYTVTDWISEELLYYVKLLSNGDLAITLVNFGDRRARAHIQFWDLGLPMAAGYGLQLTDLWTNEDLGTETAFYRAVLEPHCCQVLRARVVKL, encoded by the coding sequence ATGGGTTGGAATTCGTGGGTCAGTTTTGGCGAAGATGTCAATGAACAGCTGATTAAAGAAATAGCAGATGCCTTTGTTGAGCGCGGATTGGCGGAAGCAGGGTATGAGTATATCATCATTGATGACGGCTGGAGCCTTGAGCAGCGGGATAAAAACAAGCGGCTGGTCCCGGATCCGGAGAAATTCCCCAGCGGGATCAAGGCTTTAAGTGATTATGTCCACAGCAAAGGGCTTAAGCTGGGTATTTATTCCTGCGCAGGGGTGCAAACCTGTGCCGGCTATCCCGGCAGTTTAGAGCACGAGTTTATTGATGCCGAGACCTTTGCGGAATGGGGCATTGACTGCCTGCGGTATGTTTACTGCTACAAACCCCGCAGTCTGGAAGGGCGAATTCTCTACCGCCGGATGGCTATGGCCTTGAGAAACTGCGGCCGGGATATCTTGTTAAGCACAGTCAATTGGGGCTGGGACGAACCCCATAAATGGATGCGCTCCGCCGGGGCCCATACCTGGCGGTCTACTGGTGATCTGCAGGATAACTGGGTTTCGATTAAACAAGTCGCCCTGGATTTGGTGGGGCAGGAGTGTTACAGCGCCCCCTACTGCTTCCACGACAACGACTTTTTGGTTACAGGCCTGTACGGCCGAGGGATGGTTGGCTTAGGTGGATGCAGTGACGAAGAGTACAAGACCCAGTTTGCTTTATGGTGCATGATGAACTCGCCCTTGATGATCGGCTGCGATGTCCGGAACATGAATGAGGCGACGCAGGCGATTTTAACTAATAAGGCACTGATAGCGATTAATCAAGATCTTGAGGGCCGGCAGGCTTACACGGTGACTGACTGGATTTCCGAAGAACTGCTCTATTACGTTAAACTTCTTTCTAACGGCGATTTGGCCATCACCTTGGTCAACTTCGGTGACCGCCGGGCCAGAGCCCACATTCAGTTCTGGGATTTAGGTCTGCCGATGGCTGCCGGGTACGGGCTGCAGTTGACCGATCTCTGGACCAATGAGGATCTGGGCACAGAGACTGCGTTTTACCGCGCGGTATTGGAACCCCACTGCTGTCAGGTACTGCGGGCAAGAGTAGTTAAGCTGTGA
- a CDS encoding discoidin domain-containing protein: MRKLTLAAAALSLLLIVSCFGAYAQEVIYVSPREVVVSASDVLQLSTDPHNVLNQDRNSRWTSSNVDQPQWLELSFPHEIVFPGLIINWYSKNTRAGSVQLYLSLDGAEWTEVDFTRENVSPGNIDQFTFPHQTARHLRIVMADPLGLAYSISSVEIPGIEFDYPFYLQVGYGSGQGEAYLESAGERLGLDVLHVWYANTFTRRWDLSQEYYLTKVMVNYRDWVEQVIGHNMDQTYHLLVSDELLRRAEISEPEPNSFWLAPGNAWQNLSKFKISPSDYDLVWSVWAWENRADANQMYGGAAQTGPNTTPFQSYSVGPFTEPADGVFHLHAHESQHTYESLFYESGIPVVSDPPEDGIIVGITHADRQPVLYSAILELEPDLFMPEVTYEEAKTMQLLGRVLDAWALRYQPRESYLKIAQRFGKLVPPRGDLIIEPLFASVTIITDTEQRDVYLALRARNRGLFVADLKVTARIGDRVYEFTEDSYQRTGDARMPRQVRWSIGWDGHSYYGGWVSVTKGDTQIELTVTGAGIEEVFVIPINFIVFAEEEIVIQDGVESDYIHNQVNVSQADGRIKFGEGSSLEYELPLSIFTRDDLAGYLLEITGSGYISLKVNLPGVFSSTVWSGELNNETAEVSLPKGTLKMFEGEESIYLELEMPKLRPREYRNDPWFNLEKFAVTGKYHY, translated from the coding sequence ATGAGAAAACTCACTTTAGCTGCAGCAGCCTTATCTCTGCTGCTGATTGTCAGCTGCTTTGGCGCTTATGCGCAGGAAGTCATTTATGTTTCACCCAGGGAAGTAGTTGTTTCAGCATCAGATGTACTGCAGTTGTCCACTGACCCCCACAATGTGCTTAATCAGGATCGGAACTCACGCTGGACTAGTTCAAATGTTGATCAGCCCCAGTGGCTTGAACTAAGCTTTCCCCACGAGATTGTTTTCCCTGGTCTGATCATTAATTGGTACAGCAAAAATACCCGAGCCGGAAGTGTTCAGCTGTACTTATCCCTGGATGGAGCAGAGTGGACAGAAGTTGATTTTACCAGAGAAAATGTAAGCCCCGGTAATATTGATCAGTTTACGTTCCCTCATCAAACAGCGCGGCATCTTCGCATTGTCATGGCTGATCCTTTGGGACTGGCCTATTCCATCAGCTCGGTAGAAATTCCCGGCATAGAATTTGACTACCCATTTTACCTCCAGGTGGGGTATGGCTCTGGGCAGGGGGAAGCGTATCTAGAATCGGCAGGTGAGCGCCTTGGACTGGATGTGCTGCATGTTTGGTATGCCAATACCTTTACCCGAAGATGGGATCTTAGCCAAGAATACTATCTCACGAAAGTTATGGTTAACTATCGCGACTGGGTGGAACAAGTAATTGGCCACAACATGGATCAAACATACCATTTGTTAGTTTCTGACGAGCTGCTTAGGCGCGCAGAGATTTCCGAACCTGAACCGAATAGTTTTTGGTTAGCTCCCGGCAATGCCTGGCAGAATCTCAGCAAGTTTAAAATTAGTCCCAGTGACTATGATTTGGTGTGGTCGGTGTGGGCTTGGGAGAACAGGGCAGATGCGAATCAGATGTATGGCGGCGCTGCTCAAACTGGTCCAAACACCACTCCTTTCCAATCCTATAGTGTCGGCCCGTTTACCGAACCCGCGGATGGGGTCTTCCATCTCCATGCCCATGAAAGCCAGCACACTTATGAAAGCTTGTTTTATGAATCCGGAATTCCCGTGGTGTCCGATCCTCCGGAGGATGGAATTATTGTCGGGATTACCCATGCCGACCGCCAACCGGTCTTATACAGTGCCATTCTTGAGTTAGAGCCTGACCTGTTTATGCCGGAGGTAACTTACGAAGAAGCCAAGACAATGCAGCTGTTAGGCCGGGTGCTGGATGCCTGGGCCTTAAGATACCAACCAAGGGAGAGCTATCTTAAGATTGCCCAGCGATTTGGCAAACTGGTGCCGCCAAGAGGTGACCTGATCATTGAACCATTATTTGCCAGTGTTACCATTATTACGGATACGGAACAGCGGGATGTTTATCTGGCGTTACGGGCGCGGAATCGGGGTCTATTTGTTGCAGATCTAAAGGTAACAGCTAGAATCGGCGATCGAGTGTACGAATTTACGGAGGACTCATACCAACGAACCGGTGATGCCCGCATGCCCCGCCAGGTGCGCTGGTCGATTGGTTGGGATGGGCACTCGTACTATGGCGGTTGGGTGTCGGTAACCAAAGGGGATACCCAGATTGAACTGACGGTAACCGGCGCTGGAATTGAGGAAGTCTTTGTAATCCCAATTAACTTTATCGTCTTTGCCGAAGAGGAAATCGTTATTCAGGATGGCGTTGAGTCTGATTATATCCACAATCAAGTTAATGTGAGCCAAGCAGATGGCAGGATCAAATTTGGAGAAGGCTCCTCCCTGGAATATGAGCTGCCGCTGTCCATTTTTACCAGGGATGATTTAGCCGGGTATCTCCTTGAGATTACCGGCAGCGGGTATATCAGCTTAAAAGTCAATCTGCCTGGAGTATTCAGTTCAACTGTGTGGTCCGGGGAGCTGAATAACGAAACTGCAGAAGTTTCCTTGCCAAAAGGAACGCTCAAAATGTTCGAAGGCGAAGAATCCATCTATTTAGAGCTGGAAATGCCCAAACTTCGCCCCAGGGAGTATCGAAACGATCCCTGGTTTAATTTAGAGAAGTTTGCTGTTACTGGTAAATACCATTATTAG